A window of Dickeya zeae NCPPB 2538 contains these coding sequences:
- a CDS encoding helix-turn-helix domain-containing protein gives MRSRRTDWHSADIIAALRKKGTSLSAVSRQAGLSSTTLANTLYRPWPKGELLIARALGVGPEEIWPSRYYDPQTNTLIDRQKLMRNKSSRQISD, from the coding sequence ATGCGCTCAAGGAGAACAGACTGGCATTCAGCCGATATTATTGCAGCCTTAAGAAAGAAGGGGACCTCGCTCTCTGCAGTATCCCGACAGGCAGGGTTAAGTTCTACGACGCTGGCAAATACGTTATATCGCCCGTGGCCTAAAGGGGAACTGTTGATCGCCAGGGCATTAGGTGTTGGCCCGGAAGAGATCTGGCCAAGTCGCTACTATGACCCGCAAACCAATACCTTAATTGACCGCCAAAAGCTGATGCGCAACAAATCCAGTCGACAAATTTCAGATTAA
- a CDS encoding helix-turn-helix transcriptional regulator, producing MIDASADYLRSFIPLLDSLSEPWGIKDLASRHVYMNTSAYSYTNTPVNFDIEGKSDEEFPIAWAELSDDFIEHDRRTESRAERVTVIETHYWFGKAELSPFISEKIPLFNPAKECVGILWNARPMTTLSPLIHIDRRKPTVLKTEITTDLFTRAELDTLFLVLRRFSSKEIAKQFNLSNRTIENRIQSMYQKAGVHSFNQFEEFCYQQGLESFIPHSLLTKGILFI from the coding sequence ATGATAGATGCATCAGCGGATTATCTTCGCTCGTTTATTCCCTTACTGGATAGCTTGAGTGAACCGTGGGGAATCAAGGATCTGGCTTCTCGCCATGTGTATATGAATACGTCGGCGTACAGTTATACAAATACGCCGGTGAATTTTGATATTGAGGGAAAATCCGACGAAGAATTTCCGATAGCCTGGGCGGAACTATCGGACGATTTTATTGAGCACGACCGTCGAACGGAGAGTCGCGCTGAGCGGGTTACCGTTATTGAAACCCACTATTGGTTTGGCAAGGCTGAACTGTCACCATTCATTAGTGAAAAAATCCCGCTCTTTAATCCAGCCAAAGAGTGTGTGGGCATTTTATGGAATGCCCGGCCGATGACCACACTATCGCCTCTGATTCACATTGATCGGCGTAAGCCAACCGTACTGAAAACCGAAATAACCACCGATCTTTTTACCCGTGCTGAGCTGGATACGCTTTTCCTGGTCTTGCGGCGCTTTTCCAGCAAAGAAATTGCGAAACAGTTCAACCTGTCCAATAGAACTATCGAGAACAGAATACAAAGTATGTATCAAAAAGCTGGCGTGCATTCGTTTAATCAGTTTGAAGAGTTTTGCTATCAACAAGGTCTGGAAAGCTTTATACCTCACTCCTTGTTGACGAAAGGGATCCTATTTATCTAG
- a CDS encoding cytosine permease → MENIDDYPVSRVPVSVRLPFFNVALVHIGMLTALDQFMLGAVLGHSMTLSDAFLAIAIGSAIFGVVTLGLGYAGMKEGLSGSLLARWCGFGRIGAVFIGAIIAVSLLGWFGVQNAVFAKSLNFALGDRLGFGWSAALSGCALTLLVTFGFSALRYTARVAVPLFIMVVGYISFMTLTGHNITELLQKGVSGEAISVSAGATMVVGGCIVASLITPDMTRYSRRGRHVFWITMLSIIIGEFIVNGLAILIARALNTADIVTIMSQTAGGIGLITVIFSTLRINDINLYSSSLGIANAVEGITGRKLSYKSITLLIGFIGTFLSVIGILDRFVDFLTLLGVFFPPVIGVMLVDYYILRTSRSVLDESRQRGELPDAASTPPIGWAAMMASLAGSAVGLFTEWGVPALNSLLAASVVYWAIKVVAPAPKPIYAE, encoded by the coding sequence ATGGAAAATATTGATGACTACCCGGTAAGCCGGGTTCCCGTGTCTGTTCGACTGCCGTTTTTCAATGTGGCGTTGGTGCATATAGGGATGCTGACCGCACTGGATCAATTTATGTTGGGGGCGGTGCTGGGGCATTCGATGACACTCAGCGATGCGTTTCTGGCTATTGCCATCGGCAGTGCGATATTTGGTGTTGTTACGTTGGGGTTGGGTTACGCGGGCATGAAGGAAGGGTTGTCCGGGAGTTTGCTGGCGCGCTGGTGTGGGTTTGGCCGCATCGGTGCGGTATTTATCGGCGCTATTATCGCTGTCAGCCTGTTGGGTTGGTTTGGTGTGCAAAACGCCGTGTTTGCCAAATCGCTCAATTTTGCATTGGGCGACAGACTGGGGTTCGGCTGGTCGGCCGCACTTTCTGGTTGCGCGTTGACGCTGCTGGTCACGTTTGGTTTTAGCGCGCTGCGGTATACCGCCAGAGTTGCAGTGCCGCTGTTTATCATGGTCGTCGGTTATATTTCGTTTATGACGCTCACCGGCCACAATATTACCGAACTGCTGCAAAAAGGTGTATCTGGCGAGGCCATCTCCGTGAGCGCCGGGGCGACCATGGTAGTCGGTGGTTGCATCGTGGCGAGCCTGATCACCCCCGACATGACCCGTTACTCCCGTCGTGGGCGGCATGTGTTCTGGATTACCATGCTGTCTATTATTATCGGCGAGTTTATCGTTAACGGGCTGGCAATACTGATTGCCCGAGCGCTGAATACCGCCGACATTGTGACCATCATGTCGCAAACTGCGGGCGGTATCGGGTTGATTACCGTCATTTTCTCCACGTTGCGCATCAACGATATCAATTTGTATTCCTCATCGCTGGGGATTGCGAATGCGGTTGAGGGCATCACTGGCAGAAAGCTGAGCTATAAATCCATCACGTTACTGATAGGTTTTATCGGTACCTTCCTGTCGGTGATCGGTATCCTGGACCGGTTCGTGGATTTCCTGACCTTGCTGGGGGTGTTCTTCCCACCGGTAATTGGTGTCATGCTGGTGGATTACTATATTTTGCGTACCAGTCGGAGCGTGCTGGACGAAAGCCGCCAACGTGGTGAGTTGCCGGATGCCGCCAGTACGCCACCTATCGGCTGGGCGGCGATGATGGCCAGTCTGGCGGGGAGCGCCGTTGGGTTGTTCACCGAATGGGGTGTTCCGGCCCTGAACTCGCTGCTGGCAGCCAGTGTCGTGTATTGGGCTATCAAGGTAGTCGCCCCGGCACCGAAACCCATTTACGCCGAGTAA
- a CDS encoding Dyp-type peroxidase produces MTQIQSGILLEHRRFAIFMEAMVQGEFDAIRQGCKKFCQALAELQQRFPDAGLGAVIAFGYDVWRELDCDNSAQELKSFTPLGNGLAPATQRDMLIHIQSLRHDVNFSLAQAVLAAFGNTINIEEETHGFRWVEDRDLSGFVDGTENPQGDTRRDVAIVPDGRAGEGGSYVFVQRWEHNLRQLNRMSVEQQEQMIGRTKQDNEELSSEARPITSHLSRVDLKEDGKGLKILRQSLPYGTASGKHGLYFAAYCARLHNIEQQLLSMFGDRDGKRDEMLRFTRAVSGSYFFAPSLDRLLSL; encoded by the coding sequence ATGACACAAATTCAAAGCGGTATTTTGCTGGAGCATCGCCGTTTTGCCATCTTCATGGAAGCTATGGTACAGGGCGAATTTGATGCCATCCGCCAGGGTTGCAAGAAGTTTTGTCAGGCGCTGGCCGAGTTACAGCAGCGCTTTCCTGACGCGGGGCTCGGCGCGGTGATCGCTTTTGGCTACGATGTCTGGCGTGAGCTGGACTGCGATAACAGCGCGCAGGAGCTAAAATCTTTCACGCCGTTGGGTAACGGGCTGGCTCCCGCGACCCAGCGCGATATGCTGATTCACATCCAGTCGCTGCGTCATGACGTCAATTTTTCACTGGCGCAGGCAGTGCTGGCCGCGTTCGGTAACACTATCAACATCGAAGAAGAAACCCACGGTTTCCGTTGGGTGGAAGACCGTGATCTGAGCGGTTTTGTTGATGGTACCGAGAACCCGCAAGGCGATACGCGTCGCGATGTCGCCATTGTTCCGGACGGTCGGGCAGGCGAGGGCGGCAGCTATGTGTTTGTCCAGCGCTGGGAACACAACCTGCGCCAGTTGAACCGCATGAGCGTCGAACAGCAGGAACAGATGATCGGTCGCACGAAGCAAGACAATGAAGAATTGTCGTCCGAGGCGCGGCCGATAACCTCACACCTGAGCCGTGTCGATCTGAAAGAAGACGGCAAGGGGTTGAAAATTCTGCGCCAGAGCCTGCCCTATGGTACCGCCAGCGGTAAGCACGGCTTGTATTTCGCGGCGTACTGCGCCCGTCTTCACAATATTGAACAGCAACTGTTGAGCATGTTCGGCGACCGTGACGGCAAACGTGACGAGATGCTGCGTTTTACCCGCGCAGTCAGCGGTAGCTACTTCTTCGCGCCTTCTCTTGATCGTTTGCTATCGCTATAA
- the cysM gene encoding cysteine synthase CysM: MSTLEHCVGNTPLIKLQRLAAHTGSEIWLKLEGNNPAGSVKDRAALSMIQQAERRGEIAPGDTLIEATSGNTGIALAMVAAMKGYRLRLLMPENMSRERQDAMRAYGAELLLVSREQGMEGARDLARQMAQAGEGTLLDQFNNPDNPLAHFTTTGPEIWQQTQGRLTHFVSCMGTTGTITGVSRYLKSQSDTVCTVGLQPQDGSQIPGIRRWSPDYMPGIFQPQLVDRIMDMSQQEAESTMQQLARVEGVFCGVSSGGAVAGALRIAAEHPGSLVVTVVCDRGDRYLSTGVFG, encoded by the coding sequence GTGAGTACGCTTGAACACTGCGTCGGCAATACGCCGTTGATCAAATTACAACGTCTGGCGGCGCATACCGGCAGCGAAATCTGGTTGAAGCTGGAGGGCAATAACCCGGCCGGGTCGGTAAAAGACAGGGCGGCGTTGTCGATGATTCAGCAGGCGGAACGCCGGGGTGAGATAGCCCCCGGAGACACGTTGATTGAGGCGACCAGCGGGAATACCGGCATTGCGCTGGCGATGGTGGCGGCGATGAAAGGTTACCGACTGCGGTTGCTGATGCCGGAAAACATGAGCCGGGAACGTCAGGATGCGATGCGTGCCTACGGGGCGGAGCTACTGTTGGTCAGCCGTGAGCAGGGGATGGAGGGCGCACGAGACCTGGCCCGGCAAATGGCACAGGCTGGCGAGGGAACGTTGCTCGATCAGTTCAATAATCCGGATAATCCGTTGGCGCATTTCACCACCACCGGCCCGGAAATCTGGCAGCAAACGCAAGGACGACTCACCCATTTTGTGTCCTGCATGGGGACCACCGGGACTATCACCGGCGTTAGCCGTTACCTGAAAAGCCAGAGCGATACGGTTTGCACTGTGGGCCTGCAACCACAAGACGGCAGCCAGATTCCGGGGATCCGCCGCTGGTCGCCGGACTACATGCCGGGCATCTTTCAGCCACAGTTAGTTGACCGAATTATGGATATGTCGCAGCAGGAGGCGGAAAGCACCATGCAGCAACTGGCGCGGGTGGAAGGCGTTTTCTGCGGCGTCAGCTCCGGTGGGGCGGTAGCCGGGGCGTTGCGTATCGCCGCCGAACACCCCGGCAGTCTGGTGGTGACCGTGGTGTGCGATCGCGGCGATCGCTATTTATCGACCGGTGTGTTTGGCTGA
- a CDS encoding MacB family efflux pump subunit — protein MSTPLLILRQVHRRFTHGELGVDVLKNINLTINAGEMVAIVGASGSGKSTLMNILGCLDKPTQGDYQVAGVSTLTRNDDQLAALRREHFGFIFQRYHLLNDLNVGDNVEMPAVYAGQPHHERRARAAALLARLGLAGRLQDTPNQLSGGQQQRVSIARALINGGQVILADEPTGALDSASGEDVLSILRELHQQGHTIVLVTHDIRIAQQAERIIEIHDGEIVADHHTAAAGVRLSPTAPPPSQPGRTLTRRMLTREYDRLQNAFRMALRAMNAQRMRTFLTMLGIIIGIASVVSVVALGKGSQQQVLEHINAMGTSTLEIFPGKDFGDMRSAAIQTLRSHDLPPLEQQPYIHSVTPTVSTSATLRYANNAVSVSVNGVGEQFFTVRGYTLSQGRGFSPLSVERLTQEAVIDQNTRDTLFPHGENPLGQVIFLDQLPCRIIGVATRKQSGFGSDENLNIWVPYTTVMRRMVGQSYLRSITVRVKDNIDLSVAQQGITQTLTRQHGSKDFFVMNTDTIRQTIQQTTATMTLLVSAIALISLIVGGIGVMNIMLVSVTERTREIGVRMAVGARTGDIMQQFLIEAVLVCLCGGVLGMLLSVLAGAIASHVSGVTFVYSATAMVAAFLCSSLIGVIFGFFPARRAARLQPIHALERE, from the coding sequence ATGAGCACACCGCTGCTAATACTCCGTCAGGTTCACCGCCGCTTTACCCACGGCGAACTTGGCGTCGATGTACTGAAAAACATCAATTTGACGATTAACGCCGGTGAAATGGTGGCGATCGTCGGCGCATCCGGGTCTGGAAAATCCACGTTGATGAATATCCTCGGGTGTCTGGATAAACCCACCCAAGGGGACTATCAGGTCGCGGGAGTATCGACCCTGACGCGAAATGACGACCAGCTTGCCGCATTACGCCGCGAGCACTTTGGGTTCATCTTCCAACGTTATCACCTGCTAAATGATTTAAACGTCGGCGACAATGTAGAAATGCCAGCGGTCTATGCCGGTCAACCCCACCACGAACGCCGGGCGCGCGCCGCCGCCCTGCTGGCAAGACTGGGTCTGGCCGGGCGTTTGCAGGACACGCCCAACCAACTGTCAGGCGGTCAGCAACAACGTGTCAGTATCGCCCGGGCGCTTATCAACGGCGGTCAGGTGATTCTGGCTGATGAACCCACTGGCGCGCTCGACAGCGCCAGCGGCGAAGACGTCTTATCCATCCTGCGCGAGCTACATCAGCAAGGTCATACTATCGTGCTGGTGACGCACGACATACGCATCGCCCAACAGGCCGAGCGCATCATCGAGATTCACGACGGCGAAATCGTGGCCGACCACCACACCGCCGCCGCAGGAGTACGGCTCAGTCCGACTGCCCCTCCCCCCTCGCAACCGGGCAGAACACTGACCCGCAGGATGCTGACCCGAGAATATGATCGGTTACAGAATGCATTCAGAATGGCGTTACGCGCCATGAACGCACAGCGGATGCGTACTTTCCTGACGATGCTGGGGATCATCATCGGCATTGCCTCGGTCGTCTCGGTGGTCGCACTCGGCAAAGGGTCGCAACAACAGGTGCTGGAACACATCAATGCGATGGGGACCAGCACGCTGGAGATTTTTCCCGGCAAAGATTTTGGTGACATGCGCTCTGCCGCTATCCAAACGCTACGCAGTCACGATCTACCGCCACTGGAGCAACAGCCTTATATTCACAGCGTTACCCCCACGGTGTCGACCTCGGCCACATTGCGTTATGCCAATAACGCCGTCTCGGTCAGTGTTAATGGCGTAGGCGAGCAATTTTTCACGGTACGCGGCTATACCCTGTCACAAGGGCGTGGGTTTTCACCGCTCAGCGTCGAGCGCCTGACGCAAGAGGCGGTTATCGACCAGAATACCCGCGACACACTGTTCCCTCATGGTGAGAACCCACTGGGACAAGTGATTTTTCTCGACCAGTTGCCCTGTCGCATTATTGGTGTCGCCACCCGCAAACAGTCCGGCTTCGGCAGCGATGAAAACCTGAACATCTGGGTGCCTTATACTACCGTCATGCGCCGTATGGTCGGTCAGTCGTACCTGCGCAGCATTACCGTTCGGGTCAAAGACAACATTGATCTGAGTGTGGCACAACAAGGCATCACCCAAACCCTGACGCGTCAGCACGGCAGCAAAGACTTCTTCGTCATGAATACCGATACCATTCGCCAGACGATTCAGCAGACGACCGCCACCATGACGTTACTGGTATCGGCTATCGCGCTGATCTCACTGATTGTGGGTGGCATTGGTGTCATGAATATCATGCTGGTGTCTGTCACCGAGCGCACGCGGGAGATCGGTGTGCGCATGGCTGTCGGCGCACGCACCGGCGATATTATGCAGCAATTTCTAATCGAAGCAGTGCTGGTATGCCTGTGCGGCGGCGTGTTGGGTATGCTGCTGTCGGTACTGGCTGGCGCAATCGCCAGCCACGTCAGCGGTGTGACTTTCGTTTATTCAGCCACCGCCATGGTGGCGGCGTTTCTATGTTCCAGCCTGATTGGCGTGATTTTTGGCTTCTTCCCGGCCAGACGGGCGGCACGGCTGCAACCGATCCACGCGCTGGAGCGCGAGTAG
- a CDS encoding efflux RND transporter periplasmic adaptor subunit, which produces MKSPLGTGRRVWWLLLLPVAIAVFAAILLSRPAPARNYITAAVDIRDLQQTVLADGTVNARKLVSVGAQVSGQIKALHVALGDKVKQGQLLADIDDLTQQNTLQDSKAALDNIQAQLASKLATLRNNQRNWQRQQRLMQTGVGVQADYDSAQTTLEATQADIHALEAQIVRANIAVNTAQVNLAYTKIVSPIAGTVVALPVEQGQTVNAVQSAPTIAKIASLDTMTIEAKISEADVINVKTGMPVWFTILGNPRQRYQAVLRAIEPAPESISSDSSSTSSSRTSSSSTSSSSSSSAIYYNGLFDVANPDETLRISMTAQVYILLSEAKHATVVPISALQHRQDKWFVQVVRPQSPPQWREVTPGISDSAYIQLLSGVQPGEEVVISQQLASDSNRSSSPPPPMGF; this is translated from the coding sequence ATGAAATCTCCTCTTGGTACCGGTCGCCGGGTCTGGTGGCTGCTATTGTTACCTGTCGCCATCGCTGTCTTCGCCGCCATACTTCTTTCCCGACCTGCGCCCGCACGAAATTATATTACGGCCGCGGTGGATATTCGTGACCTGCAACAAACGGTTCTGGCCGACGGTACGGTGAATGCCCGCAAGCTGGTTAGCGTCGGCGCGCAGGTTTCCGGGCAAATTAAAGCCCTGCACGTTGCGCTGGGCGATAAGGTAAAACAGGGCCAGTTGCTGGCCGACATCGACGATCTGACGCAACAAAACACCCTGCAAGACAGCAAAGCGGCGCTGGATAATATTCAGGCGCAGTTGGCCTCCAAACTGGCAACGCTACGCAACAACCAGCGTAACTGGCAACGCCAGCAACGCCTGATGCAAACCGGCGTTGGGGTACAGGCCGATTACGACAGCGCCCAAACGACGCTCGAAGCAACCCAGGCTGATATCCACGCGCTGGAGGCGCAAATTGTGCGGGCGAATATCGCCGTGAATACCGCACAGGTTAATCTGGCCTACACCAAGATCGTCTCGCCGATAGCGGGCACGGTAGTGGCGCTGCCGGTCGAGCAAGGGCAGACCGTTAACGCGGTGCAAAGCGCGCCGACCATCGCCAAAATAGCCAGCCTCGACACCATGACTATCGAGGCCAAAATATCAGAAGCCGACGTTATCAACGTCAAAACCGGTATGCCGGTCTGGTTCACGATTCTCGGCAATCCGCGTCAGCGTTATCAGGCGGTGCTACGCGCGATTGAACCCGCGCCAGAATCCATCAGCAGCGACAGCAGCAGTACCAGCAGTAGCCGAACCAGCAGCAGTAGCACCAGCAGCAGTTCCTCCAGTTCCGCCATCTACTACAACGGGTTATTCGATGTCGCCAATCCGGATGAAACCTTGCGTATTTCCATGACTGCACAAGTCTACATTCTCTTGTCCGAAGCGAAACACGCCACGGTGGTGCCGATCAGTGCGTTGCAACATCGTCAGGATAAATGGTTTGTTCAGGTCGTTCGGCCACAAAGCCCACCACAATGGCGCGAAGTCACGCCCGGCATCAGCGACAGCGCGTATATCCAGTTGCTGTCCGGCGTACAACCCGGTGAAGAGGTCGTGATAAGCCAGCAATTAGCCAGCGACAGTAACCGTAGCTCGTCACCGCCGCCACCGATGGGGTTTTAA
- a CDS encoding response regulator transcription factor codes for MKILLVDDDAELGNMLCEYLTAEGFSTSQVMTGKEGIDGAMSSQYTAMILDIMLPDMSGIDVLRQVRRNHAIPIIMLTAKGDNIDRVIGLEMGADDYVPKPCYPRELVARLRAVLRRYEDKSEKSEDAGTVSYGDLVVCPSTRSSEWRGKVFDLTASEFNLLELLMRSSSRVVTKDELSEKCLGRRREAYDRSVDVHISNIRQKLAALDECNLTIETVRSVGYRIR; via the coding sequence ATGAAAATTTTACTGGTAGACGATGACGCTGAACTGGGGAACATGTTGTGTGAATACCTCACGGCGGAGGGATTTAGTACTTCACAGGTCATGACCGGCAAGGAAGGGATCGACGGCGCCATGTCCAGTCAGTATACCGCGATGATTTTGGACATCATGTTGCCTGACATGAGCGGGATTGACGTGCTGCGGCAAGTACGTCGGAATCACGCGATTCCCATCATTATGCTGACGGCCAAAGGCGACAATATCGATCGCGTCATTGGGCTGGAAATGGGGGCGGATGATTATGTGCCGAAACCCTGTTATCCACGGGAGCTGGTAGCGCGTTTGCGCGCGGTGCTACGCCGTTATGAAGACAAGTCGGAAAAAAGTGAAGACGCCGGGACAGTCAGTTATGGCGACCTGGTGGTGTGCCCGTCTACCCGCAGCAGCGAGTGGCGTGGCAAGGTGTTTGATCTCACTGCGTCGGAATTCAATCTGCTGGAGCTGCTGATGCGCTCGTCGAGCCGGGTCGTGACCAAGGATGAACTGTCGGAGAAATGTCTGGGGCGGCGCCGTGAGGCCTATGACCGCAGCGTGGATGTCCACATCAGTAATATTCGTCAGAAACTGGCCGCGTTGGATGAGTGTAACCTGACCATCGAGACCGTGCGCAGCGTTGGTTATCGGATCCGTTAA
- a CDS encoding ATP-binding protein: MHGRLFWKILLGLWLTFFVISQLLWVGFSFYGERPEPPEMRQVKYTASFQMALAVQALRQGGMAELGRTLADWPKNERVYINVSVVGDNDEPTGTPEPLPGMGMPDEPPHPGREGFGPPPEPGRFSDRADRALQQAVDGPDGQRYRVSFDIERWRHDVMPKEPPASLPFFLHLPPPMIWIGALGGLLFSAMLAWNLARPLGRLRASFEQVAQGDLSVRLYPSMRRRHDEIGDVARDFDAMVGRLSILVSAREQLLHDVSHELRSPLARLQLAIGLARQNPDNVENALQRIEREAERMDKMIGEVLTLSRAENHMANSHAVNSDEYFDLLGLVNAVVNDARYEAQVPGVDIALSPGDYDDYTVKGSAELMRHALDNIIRNALRFSSRGQQVLVTLSRDEKEWCIGVADSGPGVDESKLSSIFDPFMRIDSPQSGKGYGLGLAIARKAVVAHGGRIEAENRQQGGLQIHICIPCWQ; the protein is encoded by the coding sequence ATGCATGGAAGGTTGTTCTGGAAGATTCTGCTGGGGCTGTGGCTGACGTTTTTCGTCATTTCGCAGCTATTGTGGGTGGGTTTCTCATTTTACGGCGAGCGCCCCGAGCCGCCGGAAATGCGTCAGGTCAAATACACCGCGTCCTTTCAAATGGCATTGGCGGTACAGGCGTTGCGTCAGGGGGGAATGGCTGAGCTCGGGCGCACGCTGGCCGACTGGCCGAAGAACGAGCGTGTTTATATCAATGTGTCGGTGGTCGGTGATAACGACGAGCCGACTGGTACTCCCGAGCCATTGCCGGGCATGGGAATGCCGGATGAGCCACCCCACCCCGGCAGAGAGGGCTTCGGGCCTCCGCCAGAGCCAGGAAGGTTCTCCGACCGAGCGGATCGCGCGTTGCAGCAGGCTGTGGACGGCCCTGACGGGCAGCGTTATCGGGTGAGTTTTGATATCGAGCGCTGGCGGCATGATGTGATGCCGAAGGAGCCCCCGGCGTCGCTACCGTTTTTCCTGCATTTGCCGCCGCCGATGATCTGGATTGGCGCGCTGGGCGGATTACTGTTTAGCGCTATGTTGGCATGGAATCTGGCACGCCCGCTTGGGCGGTTGCGGGCGAGTTTCGAACAGGTGGCGCAAGGCGACCTGTCGGTACGGCTTTATCCGTCGATGCGGCGTCGTCATGATGAGATTGGCGATGTGGCCCGGGATTTTGACGCGATGGTCGGCCGTTTGTCGATACTGGTGAGTGCGCGCGAGCAACTGCTGCACGACGTCTCCCATGAGTTACGATCGCCGCTGGCCCGGCTACAACTGGCGATAGGGCTGGCGCGCCAGAACCCCGACAACGTAGAAAACGCCTTACAGCGTATTGAGCGTGAAGCCGAACGCATGGATAAGATGATAGGCGAGGTGTTGACGCTCTCCCGTGCTGAGAACCATATGGCCAACAGTCATGCCGTCAATAGTGACGAGTATTTTGACCTGCTCGGGTTAGTGAACGCGGTGGTCAACGATGCCCGCTATGAAGCGCAGGTGCCGGGAGTCGATATTGCGTTAAGCCCCGGCGATTATGACGATTATACCGTTAAGGGTTCGGCGGAATTGATGCGGCATGCCCTGGACAACATCATCCGTAATGCACTGCGCTTCTCTTCACGCGGCCAACAGGTGCTGGTGACCTTGTCCCGGGATGAGAAAGAGTGGTGCATCGGCGTGGCCGATAGTGGCCCGGGAGTGGATGAGAGTAAGCTCTCCAGCATTTTCGACCCGTTTATGCGTATCGATTCGCCGCAGTCGGGCAAAGGGTATGGGCTGGGGCTGGCGATCGCCCGCAAGGCGGTGGTGGCGCATGGCGGCCGGATTGAGGCGGAGAATCGTCAGCAGGGCGGATTACAGATTCATATCTGCATTCCATGCTGGCAGTAG
- a CDS encoding enoyl-CoA hydratase-related protein, protein MEEKLDLTRRTLIKATATLAAAVPTMAMATSALGAEQTPSPTTETATQPTTLAEVPPEPNTKLSIERRGQIVLLGLNRPAVHNRIDPATFQALARAIYDYDHDSSLRVAILFGHGDHFSRGIDVDAYKATVNSNGNILAGLTHVISPLNYGPTRRAKPLIAAVHGDTWNMAHELFLSADIRVAAADTRFGQDENSHGRFPGGGSTVRFVREAGWGNAMRFMLTGEHWGAEDAYRMGILQEIAKTPQATLDRAIAIANKIATCGPIGIQTTLASAHLAIDSSEAIAFAQLGAQYSALYRTKDFIEGMAAQAEGRPPLFHGN, encoded by the coding sequence GTGGAAGAAAAACTTGATTTAACGCGCCGTACATTGATTAAGGCAACAGCTACCCTCGCCGCCGCCGTACCGACAATGGCAATGGCGACATCTGCACTTGGTGCGGAACAGACGCCCTCCCCCACAACAGAAACAGCGACGCAACCAACAACCCTTGCTGAAGTTCCACCAGAACCAAACACCAAATTATCGATCGAACGCCGGGGGCAAATCGTGTTATTGGGGCTCAATCGCCCTGCCGTCCACAACCGTATCGATCCTGCAACATTTCAGGCACTGGCAAGAGCCATATACGACTACGATCATGATTCTTCTCTGCGGGTAGCGATCTTATTCGGTCACGGGGACCATTTTTCCCGGGGTATCGATGTGGATGCCTACAAAGCCACCGTCAATAGCAACGGAAATATTCTGGCCGGCCTGACTCACGTCATCAGTCCACTTAATTACGGCCCGACCCGGCGCGCCAAACCGCTCATCGCTGCCGTGCACGGCGACACATGGAATATGGCCCACGAGCTCTTCTTGTCAGCAGACATCCGGGTTGCGGCAGCCGATACGAGGTTTGGTCAGGATGAAAACTCCCACGGACGTTTTCCTGGGGGCGGCTCCACCGTTCGATTCGTACGCGAAGCTGGCTGGGGCAATGCCATGCGATTCATGCTGACAGGGGAGCATTGGGGAGCGGAAGATGCCTATCGTATGGGAATATTACAAGAGATCGCCAAGACGCCTCAGGCTACGCTAGACAGAGCCATTGCTATCGCCAACAAAATCGCGACATGCGGCCCCATCGGCATACAAACTACGCTGGCATCGGCGCATCTGGCCATTGATTCCAGTGAGGCCATCGCCTTCGCCCAACTCGGTGCACAGTACAGTGCGCTTTATCGCACCAAGGATTTTATTGAAGGCATGGCTGCACAAGCCGAAGGCCGTCCCCCCTTATTTCATGGTAATTAA